The Hemitrygon akajei unplaced genomic scaffold, sHemAka1.3 Scf000033, whole genome shotgun sequence genome includes a region encoding these proteins:
- the LOC140719907 gene encoding NACHT, LRR and PYD domains-containing protein 3-like, which translates to MDTDLNSVTSAFLSNCDDHHLFRLTRFYKERLEQAIEEGVEGVGFMLMGDDHFTGPEYHSVTELAEKGNRAGASKLLLELVMEKGSGAQRVMWESFVKLHHHLPKLSRILNEIRERGDGQFAYMDTERGLSEVPKHLKDVRQKHMESLRTQTETLRVNTILMREKVKVFQLVDRYAELTIISTVRDRRLVEHELLARGRDHEEWRQKHLRKELEKIHIANLFHNSYSHSFRDKMKRFFTRLTSGCSVAMAGVPGIGKTTLVQKIVYDWATGKIYQQFHFVFCFKFRDLNSIDCRINLRELILEQYPYFGNSLRKVWKNPEGLLFIFDGLDEFKHRIDFADSRRGTEPRHQCPDPEWRCEVSDIVYSLIQHKLLPGCSVLLTSRPAALHLLEKAEISVWTEILGFVGEERKEYFIRYFEDQTVAEAVFKHVQENKILYTMSYNPSYCWILALALGPFFTQRVRDPQRVPKTITQLYSYYIYNILKNHGREIESPRDVLLRVGGMAFRGVSEKKIVFTDGDLMNCNLQPSQFLSGFLMELLEREDSARSVVYTFPHLTIQEFLAAVAQFLNPHPGDILKFLTEAHNTTDGRFEVFLRFVAGLSNPMTARGLEEFLGPFLHQTTCRVIDWVKEEVTRQSRNTGDTGRRRLLNTLHYLFESQNRGLAQAALETVDTLSFSGMTLTPIDCAVLSHAIGLCDTIKHLDLEKCNIQCEGIQRLGPGLHKCQELRLGKNKLGDSGVKLVSATLRNPECKIQDLELNDVGLTDSGAEDLVSALSTNPSLTGLSLSGNELGDSGVRLLFAALRNAECKIQKLRLDCVGLTDSGAEDFASNLIINRSLTDLDLSGNKLGDSGVKLVSATLRNPECKIQKLGLNDVGLRDSGAEDLVSALSTNPSLTELNLRSNSLKDRSVPVLRRLIPTLPSLELICLDGNRFSETGRKELRSLRGVRPGLRVAV; encoded by the exons atggacacag ATCTGAACTCGGTCACCTCcgccttcctgtcaaattgtgatgatcaccatctgttccggttgacgagattctacaaggagagactggagcaggcgattgaggagggtgtggagggagtcggCTTCATGTTAATGGGCGATGATCACTTCACCGGGCCAGAGTATCAC agcgtgactgagctggcggagaagggaaaccgagcgggcgcttccaaactcctcctggaactggtgatggagaagggctcgGGGGCccagagggtgatgtgggaatcctttgtgaaactacatcaccatttaccgaagctgagcagaatactgaatgaaatacgggaacgtg GTGACGGCCAGTTCGCCTACATGGACACTGAGCGGGGTTTATCTGAAGTGCCCAAGCATCTGAAAG ATGTTCGACAGAAACACATGGAGAGTCTGCGGACACAGACTGAAACACtcagagtgaacacgatcctgatgagggagaaggtgaaggtattccagctggttgatcgatacgctgagctcacgatcatttctactgttcgagatcggagactggtggaacatgagctgctggcaagaggcagagaccacgaggagtggagacagaaacatctccgtaaagagctggagaaaatCCACATTGCTAATCTATTTCATAATAGTTACTCACATAGTTTTCGGGACAAAATGAAAAGATTCTTCACACGATTAACTTCGGGATGCTCGGTAGCaatggccggagtcccggggatcgggaaaacgacactggtacaaaagattgtttatgactgggccacagggaaaatataccaacaattccactTTGTCTTCTGTTTTAAATTCCGAGATTTAAACTCCATtgactgcagaataaacctgagggaactaATACTGGAACAGTATCCATACTTTGGGAATTCACTGAgaaaggtctggaagaacccagagggattgctgtttatattcgatggtttggatgaattcaagcacAGAATCGATTTTGCGGACAGTCGGAGAGGCACAGAACCCaggcaccagtgcccagatcccgagtggcggtgtgaagtgtctgacatagtgtacagtttaatccagcacaagctgctcccagggtgttcagtgctgctgACCTCCCGTCCcgctgcgttacatttattggaaaaggctgagATCAGTGTTTggactgaaatcctgggatttgttggtgaggaacggaaggaatatttcatcaggtattttgaagatcagacggtggcggaagctgttttcaaacacgtgcagGAGAACAaaatcctgtacaccatgagctacaatccttcctactgctggatcctcgctctggcactgggtcccttcttcacacaaagagtcagggacccgcagagagttcccaagaccatcactcaactgtactcctactatatttacaacatcctgaaaaaccacggccgtgagattgagagcccccgtgatgtgttactcagggtgggtggaatggccttcagaggagtgtccgagaagaagattgtgtttacagatggagatttgatgaactgcaatctgcagccttcccagttcctgtccgggttcctgatggagcttttggagagagaggattctgcccggagcgtggtgtacacattcccacacctcaccatccaagagtttctagcggcagtcgcacaattcctgaatccacatcctggggatatcctgaaattcctcactgaagcccacaacacgacagatgggcgatttgaggtatttctccgttttgttgctggtctctccaacccaatgacagctcggggcctggaggagtttctgggtccatttcttcatcaaacaacctgccgggtgattgactgggtgaaggaggaggttacaCGCCAGAGTAGAAACACGGGTGACACTGGTAGAAGGagactcctgaacacattgcactacctgtttgagtctcagaatcgtggactggctcaggccgcactggaaACCGTGGacacactttcattcagtggaatgacactgaccccgattgactgcgcggtcctgtctcatgccatcggactctgtgatacaataaaacacctcgacctggagaaatgcaacattcagtgtgaaggaatacagcggctgggacccgggctgcacaagtgccaggagttgag acttgggaagaataaactgggagattcaggagtgaaactggtgtctgcgactctgaggaacccggagtgtaaaatacaggatctgga gctgaacgatgtcggtctcacagattctggtgccgaggatctcgtctccgctctcagtacaaacccatcactgacgggtcTGAGTCTCAGTgggaatgaactgggagattcaggagtgagacTTTTGTTTGCAGCTCTGAGGAAcgcggagtgtaaaatacagaaattgcg gctggactgtgtcggtctcacagattctggtgccgaggatttcGCCAGCAATCTGATTATAAACCGATCACTCACGGATCTGGACCTGAgtggtaataaactgggagattcaggagtgaaactggtgtctgcgactctgaggaacccggagtgtaaaatacagaaactggg gctgaacgaTGTCGGTCTCAGAGATTCTggggccgaggatctcgtctccgctctcagtacaaacccatcactgacggagctgaacctgagaTCAAACTCGCTGAAAGACCGATCGGTCCCCGTTCTCCGCCGCCTCATTccgaccctcccgagtctggagctgatctg tctggacgggaatcggttcagtgagaccgggaggaaggaactgagatctctgcggggagtcagacccggactgagagtggccgtgtga